The sequence below is a genomic window from Brevibacillus laterosporus.
GCGAGCTTCTACGCTAAAAACAAAGACCATGTAGAGGATTTAGGAGCTAATCTTGAAGGTACACGACTTGGTCTAGTTGTTCCTGAATATATGGATATTACCTCTATTGGGGACCTAAGACGCCCTGATATAAAAGATGCCACAAAAGCAACGATCATTGGAATTGAACCTGGGGCTGGTCTGATGTCAGCAGCTAATAAAATGTTAGAGGATTATCAACTGACAGATTGGACTCTGATGGAGGCTTCATCCGCAGCAATGGCAACCGAGCTACAAAAAGCGTATAGCCAACAGAAACCAATTGTTGTAACTGGATGGACGCCACACTGGATGTTCGCCAAAATGAAATTAAAGTATCTAGACGATCCCAAAAAATCATTGGGGGAAGATGAACAAATTCACACGATTGCCCGCTTAGGGTTACAAGAAGACTTACCAGATGCCTATCAATTCCTGCGCCAGTTTAAATGGACACCTGATGATATGGCCCAAGTAATGATCCGCATTCAGGAAGGTATTGAGCCAGATGATGCTGCCAAGGAATGGATTTCTGCCCATCCAGATAAGGTAGATCAATGGCTAACAGGCATTGAATACAAGAAGTAAAGAAAAAAGGCGTCCTCTCATGTGATATGCTCCCCTAAAGGTAGACAGGTGAAATAATAAAACCTGTTACTGTGAGGGGAGCTTTTTCATGCCTAAAGTACAATATGGTGCGCCAGAGAAATTCGCCATCCTACAAGAAGTTGAAAGTGGCCAGTTGGGTCTTATGGCTACAGTTAAAAAATACGGGATTAACAAATCAACCTTAGCGAAATGGCGAGGTCGTTATGAAGTGTATGGATACGAAGGGTTAGAGGTTCGAACCCACAATAGAAGTTATTCTGCGGAACTAAAGCTTCAAGCGGTGAGGGATTATCTCTATGGGGGATTGTCACAATATCAGACCATCGATAAGTACAAGATAGCCAGCCGAACACAACTCTCCAACTGGGTAAAGAAGTATAATGGTCATAGCAGCTTAAAAACCTATACAGGGGGAGTGAAAGCTATGACGAAAGGTCGATCTACAACTTGGCAGGAGAGGATTGATATTGTTCTTTATTGTCTTACCCATCATCATGACTATCAAAAGACAGCGGAGCAGTACCAGGTCTCCTACCAACAAGTGTACCAATGGGTAAAGAAGTATGAAAATGACGGTCAGGATGCTTTACAGGATGGGCGGGGAAGAAAAAAAGCGCTTGAGGAGTTAACCGAAGCGGATCGCCAAAAGTTCGCAATGAAAAAGCTGGAGTATGAAAATGAGCGGCTTCGAGCAGAGAATGCTTTCTTAAAAAAGTTACAGGAAATCGAAAGGTGGCGACGTTAAGCCAATATCGGCAGGAGAATGTCTACCTTGCCATTCAAGCTGTTTGGCAAGAAGAACAATGTAGCGTGCAGGTATTGTGTGAAATCGCAAAGATTTCACGGTCAAGCTATTACAAATGGCTCAATCGCAAAACCAGTTCTCGTGAACTGGAAAATCAACAACTCACTGATGCCATGCTCTCGTTATACGAGAAGGTTGATGGCATCTACGGGTACCGTCGGTTAACCCTCCATTTGCGCCGCCAGACCCAGCGACGGATCAATCATAAGCGAATACAACGCCTTATGAAGAAAAGAGGAATCCAATCGGTGATCCGCAGAAAGAGAAAAAAATATGCGCG
It includes:
- a CDS encoding transposase, with the protein product MPKVQYGAPEKFAILQEVESGQLGLMATVKKYGINKSTLAKWRGRYEVYGYEGLEVRTHNRSYSAELKLQAVRDYLYGGLSQYQTIDKYKIASRTQLSNWVKKYNGHSSLKTYTGGVKAMTKGRSTTWQERIDIVLYCLTHHHDYQKTAEQYQVSYQQVYQWVKKYENDGQDALQDGRGRKKALEELTEADRQKFAMKKLEYENERLRAENAFLKKLQEIERWRR